From the genome of Sus scrofa isolate TJ Tabasco breed Duroc unplaced genomic scaffold, Sscrofa11.1 Contig59, whole genome shotgun sequence, one region includes:
- the LOC100524844 gene encoding LOW QUALITY PROTEIN: olfactory receptor 1N1-like (The sequence of the model RefSeq protein was modified relative to this genomic sequence to represent the inferred CDS: inserted 1 base in 1 codon): protein MRNQTSISDFLLLGISPHPDQQPLLFGLFLAMYLVTVLGNLLIILAIGSDXHLHTPMYFFLANLSFIDTCFSCTIVPKVLVNIQTQHHTISYTGCLVQMYFFMALTLLDDFLLAVMAYDRYVAICHPLHYTMIMCPQRCLLLLTTSWLCAHLLAFSPTLLMSQFSFCASHSIPHFFCDLLPLLKLACSDTHIFQVMMFVAGTLSGVVPLTCVLVSYAHIIHTILRVPSPGGKHKVFSTCGAHLTVVTLFYGTLFLVYFQSSSSYSADTGMAASVVYTVVTPMMNPFIYSLRNRDMKEALCRFFDWGKILLSQRAFPRLETQAR from the exons ATGAGAAACCAAACCAGCATCTCTGACTTCTtgctcctgggcatctctccacaCCCAGACCAACAGCCTCTGCTGTTTGGGCTCTTTTTGGCCATGTACCTGGTCActgtgctggggaacctgctcatcatcctggccattGGCTCTG ctcacctccacacccccatgtacttctttctggCCAACCTGTCCTTCATCGACACCTGCTTCTCCTGCACCATTGTCCCGAAGGTGCTGGTCAACATCCAGACACAGCACCACACCATCTCCTACACTGGGTGCCTCGTGCAGATGTACTTCTTCATGGCATTAACCCTGCTGGATGACTTCCTGCTGGCTGTGATGGcatatgaccgctacgtggccatctgccaccctctCCACTACACCATGATCATGTGTCCCCAGCGCTGCCTGCTGTTGCTCACCACATCCTGGCTCTGTGCCCACCTCCTGGCCTTCTCACCCACTCTCCTTATGTCTCAGTTCTCCTTCTGtgcctcccattccatcccacatTTCTTCTGCGATCTTCTCCCACTCCTCAAACTCGCCTGCTCAGACACACACATCTTTCAGGTCATGATGTTTGTAGCAGGAACACTATCAGGTGTGGTCCCTCTCACCTGTGTCCTGGTCTCTTATGCCCACATCATCCACACCATCCTCAGGGTCCCCTCTCCTGGGGGAAAGCACAAAGTCTTTTCTACCTGTGGCGCACACCTGACAGTCGTCACTCTCTTCTATGGGACCCTCTTTCTGGTGTATTTCCAGTCCTCCTCTTCCTACTCTGCAGACACTGGAATGGCAGCCTCTGTGGTATATACCGTGGTCACCCCCATGATGAACCCCtttatctacagcctgaggaacagggacatgaAGGAGGCTTTGTGCAGGTTCTTCGACTGGGGAAAAATTCTACTCAGTCAAAGGGCCTTTCCCAGATTAGAAACTCAGGCTCGGTGA